Below is a genomic region from Brassica rapa cultivar Chiifu-401-42 chromosome A08, CAAS_Brap_v3.01, whole genome shotgun sequence.
tatagctaaattttaatatgttttattaaaaaaatgtgaaaattctaaaacatggatCTTGTAGGaacagagagaagagagagtatATAAGAGTGTTCCAAAACAAAATGTATATAGTTAGTTGACGGAAATATATCATTGTTAATAGTTGCTTAAATAGTACatgatttaaatttgtaaaaggAAATTACCTGTATCATAGAAAGATGTGTTGTAAGAGCATCTtcaaccccactctattttccactctaaaatagaatttggagtaaaaatactccaatggtactctatttttcactctataatagagtaaaaaaaaagtttactccaaatatagaataacttatttaatttttgttcatcgctctattttttactctaaaataaagtacCATTAAAGTAGAAttgaactctattatagaattactttattttaaaataaaaaatagaacaaacCATTAGAGACGATTTAACTTACACTAGTTGGTTTGTACCGAAAAGAAATTCCAAATTGTTACTCGTGTCGAATTTCTTCGTCGTTACTATcaagagaaacaaaaaataaataatctgtaagaatatataatagatatataatattaaaaaatataatagacATATAATACGAAATCATGAAGTACCAAGTTGCAAAAGCTACTTATATGTTTATGGTGTTGGACCAACTTGAACTCGTCTTTTTTCCCAACCCTAAGTCATAACAACTTATATTTGTGACGCCGGAAGAGCCACGTACGACCACTTTTGGTTGCCGtaaaataatataagaaatGTAACGCCGACTATCTAGAATCAATGATGATttatttggcaaaaaaaaaaaagaatcgatGATGATGCATTATGATGGTTGTATTAGTTTAGTGTTAAGCTTATCGTATCAACACTATTAACATTTATGTGACATATTTTTGTATTACATGTTATCAACCTTTAATATAACCTATTTTAGTTAAATAAAGTCTCACCAAATATTGAATTAATTGTAAgcgaaataaaaaaattaagaaacttaTACTAATAAGTGCGTGTAAGTGCTCGTGTGTTTTTTCTctgaaaattaaaagaaaaaagcgTCTGTGTACGTTTTAAGATTTTTGTAAAGATGTGTTCTTACGAATATTTCAGCAACATCTGATAATTATGTTAGTCGTGTGCCCTAATaaccaaatttatatattttcgtaAAATTATCATTCGTTTATCAGGTTAATGGAGTTTGGTTCATGCTTTTATGTTGGCATTTGTTaattgaggttttttttttaagttttatccattgttttaaattttaagattgCTATTTACTTGGTTGAAATGTAGGAGTTATAAAATAGGGAACACGCAAACAAAAAGTCGTGAACGTGGCCGCAATGGTGTCGTGGCAGAGGCAACTATCAACACTCCTGGAACCAACGCTCTTACCAATCTCAATGGTGTTGACAGCAACAATTTTCTTGAACATGTAAGTTCGTATGGAAATAGACATAATGTGCTAACCTTTTCTAGTATTTGTCTTCTAGTTTAGTGATTTTCAGACCACTTTTTCATTCTTAGGAGTTAATTAGAAACTAGGCATACTAAGTCGGGGGACATGTTGAGGATTGGCCACTAAGCTAATAAACAAAAGTCAATATGATATGAAGATGCAAGTAAAACTCGTATGTCTATAGTCTTTCGTGACTAATTAGGCGACGAAGTTATTGATGTTAGATGCATTAGTCGTTATTATTTGGTGGGTTACCATGTGGATGCAAGATATGCTAAGATGGAGAAGGATAAACTGAGGGTTTATGTCTTGACGTAGTCGTTGAAGTAGTTGCTGAGGTAGTGTGTGTCAGAGAGTGAACCATGAGGCATGCGGAGTGTTGGAGACCATGTGGACGCAATATGCTGAGGTGGCGTGGAataaacttgaggagcaagtttaTACCGTGGAGAAAAGACAAGAAATAAACTTGGGAGCAAGTTTATGTCTTGAGGAATAAGTGCATTTTAAGAAAAGGAAAATGTATTTATTGATATGGAAATTGTCCATATCCATGTTTCTTGGAGATTAGGGTTTCAGGAATGTGGAGATCACTATAAAAGAGTTATTGAGTCGTGTGTATTCCAATAAGACACTGGCTATTATTATAGAGGAATAGTGAAAATTCTTTAGGGATGTTCTTGGGTCGTGCTGAAGCAGATGCTGAAGTACTGACGACAGATAGACAAGTTTGGATAGATTAGAAATCTTTCAATAGCAGATGTTAGGGTGTTAACATGTTGTGTAAAGCTGATAAGCAAGTCTTGTAATAGATTATTTAGGTGATTTCTAATAAAACAATAGTTAGTTGCTTGTATCTATTTTGTCTCTTGATTTATCTTCTGCATTACTCAGTTGTGGTGTCATCTTTGCACTAATATAATAATGCATAAAATTTAGATCCATGATTTTTAAATGTCCtatcaaaacaataataatagtaCAGTACTCCCATTACAAATATATTGTAATTTGGTCCCCCTCGGATTGGCACCTGCAAGACTCAGTGCATTATTTAGGTGTTACTGATTTATGTATTTAGTGAAAGATTTGATTCGAAATTTCGaatgtcaaaaaaaattatgctaAAGTTAGTGAATATTATAATTCTCACATTAAGGAATAACAAAAATGTCAAAATCactaatcatttaaaaaaaaaaataattctagCATGGCCGACGAATATTATTATTCACACACCCCAAACTATTGGTCTTTTATGTGATTGATCCTTTTCATTGCTAGCTGCAAAGATTATTTTGAAGGATCAATATTCTACAATTGCCTTTTGGAAATTTTAAAGCATATTAAAAAGtatctattttattaagattGCCTTCTggagaattttttttagaaagcaTGTTGAAAGGACAGTTGAATATATGCACATATCTTCAATCTCAACCCCCATTAAATCAAAGATCAACGGCCGTAAACAATAGAATTTGCTTTCATCTTTGGTTCTTTCACTTCTTGTTATTATTGGATCATATAGTGCCTTCAAACAGGCCCAGTTACGAAGCCAAAACCCATTTCCTTCCGCACTTTTGTCCACAAAAACCTTGAAGCCTTCTTCAATCTGATGTATATGAAGAAAACTCTTGACCAAGTCAGACCAACACCTTGCTTAGATAAACTAATTTCAAGTAGGCTTGCGAGTTCAGTTAGTACAGCTTTTGTTGGGACAGTGACATGGCTCTGACTCTGAGATATGTTCTTAAGGGTTGAGATCGATAACGATCACAACTCCTCTTTCTTTTAGGAATACTTCTTTTCCGTTTTATgagattttttcttttctttcagtGTTTCCTATTTCATAAAAGGATGTTAAAATCCTCTTAGGTTTATGTTTTATTAGGCTATTATAAATAGAGGTGCTTTCGCTTAATGTAAGGAGACgatttgataataaaaaattataagtttttAGGTTTTAAAGAGCTTTGCAAAAGGCAGTGCAAAGAGTATTTGTGCCCTATCAATCTTGTTTTCTGAGTTACCTTCGATCACAAGATACCGGTTTCGAGATCAAACCCTTGATCTTTGAATCATATAGCTTCCGCTCTCTATCAGTTGATATCATAAACTACAAAAGTTTGAAATCATATCATAAACTACAAAAGTTTGAAATCAAGGACAGTCCATCCGGAGATATTGGATTGCATTCTGGCATGCATCGATACACAATATGAAGTTTGTTTGGATGTCATCATGTTTCTGATCTCCAGGATGCTTCATGGATATTGCTCATGCTCTCCAATTTCCATGCAGCCTCGTCAGGGTAAATGTTTCTTATCAAATTTGAAGCAgttttatgtataaaatttttGGTGTAGTATTTTGAGGGCTAAATGCAGCAAAGGATGATGCCTTGCTTAGGGAAAGCTACAAAATTATAAGAGAATTTGCTTGTAACTGTGAAAGATTGTTTTCACCATTTGATTGGATTGTCTTTGGATTTGTCTTATACCACCAAGAATGAATGAAatgtaaaggaaaaaaaaacaggttatgaaagttacaaaaaaaataaaaacaggttataaaaagaataaaacgtctattattattgtttttggtAATAACGATTTTTCACAATAATTTACAGTCATTTCACGATAAATTTCTAAAGAATTATTTCGTAAGAATTATTCATTAAATATTGTTTCATTATAAGCTGAGTTCTATATTGGAGAACAAATGTTTTCTTCACcatccttgtcttcttcctccatCATCACCAGGTTCTCTATGGTCTCGAGGAACGCCGTGACTTTCTCCAAGCTCTTCTCGTCGATCCTGGGGACAATATGACCTTTGGGATGATGGACGACCACCGGATTCTTGAACGACTCTATCAGCTTTATTCCGTAAGGTTTCAAAAAATCAGTCTCTCCTACAAAAAAAACACTCTCCAGATTCAAGCACCAATTGCACACCCCACTTATATAGTAGATCATATCAACTTACCTAGAAAGTGGAGGGAGGGAGTATCGATGGAAAAGGAATAAGCATCCTCCACAACCTTGGTAGATCTGAACATAGCTCCTCCAATAATGATGATAAACTTAATCTTTGGCACTTTTTGGAGTGCAATTCCCTgtaaaaactccaaaaaaaaaaactgatcaaATAAATGTATTACGAAACAGAAAAGCAACATTGTAGACATACCTTGGCTTGCAGTCCTGGTAAGCCCCCAGACAAGATTCCCCCCTGCAATATAAAAGAATAAATCAAATACGGAGTTTTTTCAGAGAAATGATATGCAACTTATCAAAATGTAGAATTTTTTAAATGGTTACGAGTTTATGGGTCTACAAAGAGACCGCATAACAATAGATATACTGACTAAAAGGTCAGTATTGATTAGGACTCGAGAAACTTTGCAGTCTGTTATGATTTATGAGTAGTTGATGACCAGAGAATCGTTATGCTGTCTGTTGAAGCACCGTAGGTCCGTACATCCCGTAGGACCCGAACCTTGTAATTTAACTTTTTGGGATAATAAATGTCTTCTTAACATGACTTAGAACATGTGACTCGTTAAATCTCTACTAGATAGTCTAAAATTTTAGTCACTAAATTAATTCGTCTTATCAAAATGTAGATATTACCTGAGAGAAGCCAATGAGACCATCAAAGGGACCAAGCTTGATCATACGATCTTCTAAATACTCCAAACAGTTCTCGAAATTCTCATACTCAATGAActcctgatattttttttaaaacgttcCAACGTCAATTTTTACACCAGGAAGAAGCTTCATCGTGAAtataaacaaaagagaaaagcAAAGACTGAACCTCGTTGAATTGAAACCACTCGTAGTAAGGAGGATCGAAGATTCCGTCGACATCAGATTTGCCTTGACAAGGAAAAGGCGCGTCGAGGAACACGAGATCGAGTCTGTCGATAACAGCTTTAGGCCATTTGTGAAGCTGTATCTTCATTATCTCTGCGCTTGTACGGAACCCATGGAGACACAGAAACCTTGGTTTCCTCACTATGGATCCTCCTTGGCTTCCCATTTTGTTTTTTCAGACAAAAGTTCACAGTTTCGTTTGGTCTCTCTTGTGATAATTAAAGCTGTCTGTCTTCTTCTTGCTTGCTTGCTTTTCTTCTTCGAGTCATGTTTTGATCATATATAGTGCCTTTTCTTAGTACATCGCACATGGAAAAATAGGTCGCTCTGGGATTGGAAAATTCAGGTTTTGTTTTTGGTACTGGTTGGCAAATGTTGGTGATGATCGACGGCTGAGAGACGATCTTTTCTACCAGAGTTTTTAAACGACGGTCAAGATGGAATTCCTCTCACTGAAATTTGGAATCTAAACCAAACTACATCTTGTGGCTGCAAGATGGGAGTCGGTCAATCAAATTGAACCGATTGTTGAACCGGAATTTCAAATCAACAACCTATACGACTATACGTAAGTCTTTGGCGTTTGCTTATTAGTTTGGTTCCAGTTTAGTTTGGTGATATAAACATACAAACCAGTATAacttctttaaattaatattctataaattaatatatactaaaaatttctataaaatagataattttataatttcaaattgaatttttgattcaattagtatatcgataaattaatatttttataaattaataaaaaaaaattatagttttagtgtaactcaaacattattaatttatagaagtttcagtgtagttaattataataaatatgatttattttggtttgcTTACTTcaatttttggttcaattaacGTATTAGACCCATCTAGTATCTGATAAACTTTCAGGTCTAGTTTGGTTTCAATTTTGATAATTTCagataattttgaaaatatttgataatttaaaaattaaatataattaatattttatgtaataactATTTTGGATTTTAGGTTATCTATTTGGGTTTCGCTTCGGTTTTGTTTCCATATATGTGAGTTTATGTTCGGTTTCAAACCTGTTTATTGGTTTAGTTCAACTTCGGTTTTTAATTTTGAGTTTATATATGTCATGGCAAACCGTATTCTTGCATCTTCCCATTTAGAAGGTTTCCATGCTGAAGACGACGAGTTTTTAGAAGACTCCACTGAGCTTCACTACTCTCTCCCTCCACCTCTCGTGACTCAGTCTGACTCCACGCTTCCGGATACGGAACCATAGTCCGAATCCGATCCTACTCTCATATCTGAACCGGACCCTACAGGTTACCGGAAGCCATCGTCAACCTCGTTTGATTACTTGGATGAGGATGAGTGGATTGCCGGAGAATGGAGAGGAGTATTTAGGGTATATATAGAGATGAGGTTCAACACGGCTTTGGTACACCATTACGTGTCACACAAGATTCGAGCCAGACTCTTGTCTTAAGGGAAGGTTATAACAAAGCTTTCTTGATTGAAAAGCATCCCATTGATGGGGATGACACATAGGTACATATATCTTATGAGTAGATCGGAGAAAGAAACGAAACGAGATCATGTTCGTTGACTAAGAGAAGCTTGTGAAGTTAACAGCCTATGATCACATAGGATAGCCATAGCTGTAATACCCAATAATAAAGAATCGATAAGCTGCTATGATTGGTCAAGTAACGAcgatatttttgtaaaaagtagCGCACCTTGAGTGTATTATAATATAAGGTTTGCTTGCGTTACTATCAAACCaccaaattaaatatttatcaataaTATTTAAGAGATAGGAAGCTCATGAGAAGAAACGTACAACACACGAAATGATCAGACAACCGAATAAGTCAACCACCTTTACACacgaaaaaaaactaaagaatcATTAACGGCGACCTCCGTCTCCGGTGACCGGATATCCGACACCGTGTCTTCTCGTcggaaaaaccaaaaacaacaaACTACAAATAACACCAACACCCACCGGAACAATATCCAAAACCTTCTTGGTTTCTTGCTCCGGCGCCGGGTAGAAACAGCTCACGGCGTTATTGTCCCTCAT
It encodes:
- the LOC103834907 gene encoding esterase AGAP003155, with the translated sequence MGSQGGSIVRKPRFLCLHGFRTSAEIMKIQLHKWPKAVIDRLDLVFLDAPFPCQGKSDVDGIFDPPYYEWFQFNEEFIEYENFENCLEYLEDRMIKLGPFDGLIGFSQGGILSGGLPGLQAKGIALQKVPKIKFIIIIGGAMFRSTKVVEDAYSFSIDTPSLHFLGETDFLKPYGIKLIESFKNPVVVHHPKGHIVPRIDEKSLEKVTAFLETIENLVMMEEEDKDGEENICSPI